The following coding sequences lie in one Pungitius pungitius chromosome 18, fPunPun2.1, whole genome shotgun sequence genomic window:
- the purg gene encoding purine-rich element-binding protein gamma: protein MADGCCRGMERGRGKISSDSLPRPTYSQQYVHNGSQQQGADIQELASKRVDIQKKRFYLDVKQSVRGRFLKIAEVWIGRGRHDNIRKSKLTLSMSMAPALRDSLGDFIDHYARIGLRAGPAPSVPSPTGSAVSDEHAHRVLKSELIERDNRKYFLDLKENQRGRFLRIRQTVSKGHGTMGYYGQGIEQTIVLPAQGLIEFRDALSQLIEDYGDEESDDRGRSGSRAGYRNHDDSPELPEAASFRVDNKRFYFDVGSNRYGIFLKISEVRQPYRNTITVPLKAWSRFGENFIRYEEEMRRIFSCHKEKRIDSEERED, encoded by the coding sequence AAGATTTCATCCGATTCGTTACCGAGACCCACTTATTCTCAGCAGTACGTGCACAACGGATCCCAGCAGCAGGGCGCTGACATCCAGGAGCTAGCATCCAAACGCGTGGACATCCAGAAGAAGCGCTTCTACCTGGACGTGAAGCAGAGCGTGCGCGGCCGCTTCCTAAAGATCGCCGAGGTGTGGATCGGAAGAGGCCGCCACGACAACATCAGGAAGAGCAAGCTGACGCTGTCCATGTCCATGGCCCCCGCTCTGCGGGACAGCCTGGGGGACTTCATAGACCACTACGCGCGTATCGGGCTGCGGGCGGGGCCTGCGCCCTCAGTGCCGTCTCCGACCGGCTCCGCTGTGTCCGACGAGCATGCCCACCGCGTCCTCAAGAGCGAATTGATCGAGAGGGACAACAGGAAGTACTTCCTGGACCTGAAGGAGAACCAGAGAGGTCGCTTCCTCCGCATACGGCAGACTGTCAGCAAAGGACACGGCACCATGGGCTACTACGGCCAGGGCATCGAGCAGACCATCGTGCTGCCCGCGCAGGGGCTCATCGAGTTCAGGGACGCTCTGTCGCAGCTCATCGAAGACTACGGCGACGAGGAGAGCGACGACCGGGGCCGAAGCGGGTCCCGAGCCGGGTATCGGAACCACGACGACAGCCCGGAGCTTCCAGAGGCCGCGTCTTTCCGGGTGGACAACAAGAGGTTTTACTTTGACGTCGGTTCCAACCGGTATGgtatctttttaaaaatcagCGAGGTGCGGCAGCCGTACAGAAACACCATCACGGTTCCTCTGAAAGCTTGGTCCCGATTCGGAGAGAATTTCATCCGGTACGAGGAGGAGATGCGACGGATCTTCTCGTGTCACAAAGAGAAGAGGATAGACAGCGAGGAGCGGGAGGACTGA